GTCAACCCAGACTGTTACTACATCCCCAACGGACACGACATCCAGCGGATGTTTGACAAATTGGCGGCTAAGTTTGGATATATGAACAAGGCCATCCTGTTTGACTCCGATATCAACGAATGCACCAAAGTCGACAACATTTCTCACTGTCCCTTGAAGCTCCATCCCTTCCTGCAGATCCTCAAGTTTCAGGACTTCTTTCTTTAGGAGTGGCTTTGGCAGCTCATCACGCGGATCCCTTTCAGGTCTCATTAAGGCATCAATAATATCTCTCAGTGTAAGTTCACCAATTTCAAGCTCCCGGGCTGTCTGGCTGATATTTATGCCTTTTAGTGCTTCCCTTAATGATTGTGTTCCAAGGTCACTGGATTTAAAGCCGAGATTAGCAAGCAATTTATTTACTACTGCATACGTTTCAGGGTGTATACCAGTCCGGTCCAGAGGTTCTTTCCCATCGATAATCCGCAGGAAGCCTATTGCCTGTTCATAGGTTTTGGCGCCAAGGCGCGGAATCTTTTTCAACTGCTTGCGGTCTGTAAATTTCCCTTCTTCTTCTCGTTTCTTGATTATATTCACAGCAACTGTTTTTGAAAGGCCAGCTACATGCTGCAGCAGCGAAGATGAAGCTGTATTTACATTGACACCCACTTGGTTTACCGCTGTCTCTACAACAAAAGAGAGTGATTCTGACAGCTTTTTCTGAGATACGTCATGCTGATATTGGCCAACCCCCACGGACTTGGGATCAATCTTAACCAATTCTGCAAGAGGATCCTGGAGGCGGCGGGCGATGGATACAGCACTCCTTTCTTCCACCTGAAAATCAGGAAACTCTTCTCTGGCAAGGTCTGAGGCAGAATATACGCTCGCCCCTGCTTCATTGACAATTAGGTAGAATATCTCCTCTTTCATGTCCTTTAAAATGTCAGCGATGAACTGCTCGGTTTCCCTTGAGGCGGTTCCATTGCCGATGGCAACCATTTCTACTTTGTAGGTGTTTAGAATATGAACTACTTTCTCTCGTGCTTGTTTCGTTTTGGAAACAGGAGGATGCGGATATATGACACCGATATCAAGTACTTTTCCAGTTTCATCTACAACTGCAAGCTTGCAGCCAGTTCTGTAGGCAGGGTCTACACCCAGTACTATCTTGCCTTTTAATGGGGGCTGAAGCAGCAGTTTTCTGAGATTTTCAGAAAAAATCATGATCGCCTGTTCTTCTGCTTTTTCAGTTAGTTCATTGCGGATTTCACGTTCAATCGAAGGCATAATCAGACGCTTGTATCCATCCTCAATAGCTTCCTTTACAATTGCCCCTGCAGGGGAGCGTTCATCCTTCACCCACTTTTTATACAAGTACTTTAAGATAAATTCGGTATTTGGCTTAATGTTAATCCTTAAAACTTCTTCTTTTTCACCCCGGTTTAATGCAAGTGTGCGGTGTGGAACAATCTTGCTCACTGGTTCCTCATACTCGTAGTACATTTCATAAACGCCTTTTTCGTCAATCTCTTTATTCTTCACAGAAGACTCAATTGTTCCCTTTTTGGCTGTTTCCATACGGATCCATTTTCTGCTTTCTGCTTCATCTGATACCCATTCTGCGATAATATCTTTCGCTCCGGCAATTGCCTCTTCCGTTGTGGTTACTTCCTTTTCATCTGATAAAAATTCTTTTGCCTTTGCAGCAGGGGGTTCATTAAGGGGGAAGGTGAGAAGCCATTCAGCAAACGGTTCAAGCCCTCTTTCCTTTGCCGCAGTTGCTTTTGTGCGGCGCTTTTGCTTATATGGCCGGTATAAGTCTTCTACCTCCTGTAGCTTCACCGCTTTTTCAATGTTGGATTTTAACTCTTTTGTCAGCTTGCCCTGCTCTTCAATTAAGCGGACTACCTCTTCTTTACGCTGATTGAGATTTTGTATGTATTGCCAGCGCTCCATGATATCCCGAATTTGAACTTCATCCAGTGCACCTGTCTGTTCCTTTCTGTATCGGGCAATGAACGGGACTGTGTTCCCTTCTTCCAATAAGCTGATTGTGTTTTTTACTTGTTTAATGGCTATTGATAATTCTCCAGCGATTAGGTTTAGTACTTGATTTTGTCTATCCAAAGTTTTTTCCAAGATCATTCCTCCATCATAGAGTCTCACTTTTCATTTTATCAAAAAGAAAAACAAAAAGCTTACCCTGTTCTAGAGTAAGCTTCCAAGTATGAAAGTAGCATCATCTGAGGTAGATGGATACTGCTTTTTTATATCTTCCGAGATAAGATCAATAGGGAGAAATGCTTTCAGCAAAGTTTTAACCCCTTGAATATTCAAGCCATCTGAGTATATCAAAAACTTAGATTCCGCTTCATACGTAAACCGCTGGGTATGAAACACCTGCGGCCTTCCTGACAGATATCCAGTTACAGGCAGAGGATATGTGAGTTTCCCAGTAGATGAATAAAGGAAAAACCGAATATTCCCTACACAGCTGTATACAAATTCCCTGGAGGCAAAATGGACTTTAAACAGTGCTACTGCTGCTCCTCTTTTCTGTAAAAGAACATCGTTGCAAAGCTTCATGAGCGTATCTACATCTTTCTCATGATGCTGCTCTACGACAGAAACAACAGCAGAAGAAGCTTCATACGCGAATTCCCCGCTTCCAAGGCCATCTGCCAGCACACATACAAAGTATTCATCAGTTGCGGTGAAGTAATATCCATCACCGCAAAAAGCTTTGCCATCTTTAGCTGTCTGGTGAGCAATCACTTCGATGTTATCTCCAACCAATTTGGTCATGAAAGGCACTCCGAGTTATTTGTTTCAGAGTGGATCGCTTCCTGAAGCTTTTTGATTGCACGGCGCTGAAGTCTCGAGACATGCATCTGGGAAATCCCCAGTTTATCTCCAGCTTCTTTTTGGCTCATATTCTCAAGATATGTGTATTGTATAATTAATTTCTCTCTCTCAGACAGGACATGCAGTACTTTATCAAGAACTAGCATTTGATTTACTTTTTCATAGCCCTCGTCTTCATTTCCGACGATATCCAGCAATGTAACTGTTCCGCCATCAGAATCAGCCTCGATTGAATGGTCAACAGAAAGCGCCTGATAGCTTTTTCCCATTTCCATTGCCTCGAGCACTTCTTCTTCTGATACACCCAGCACATCGGCTATTTCGTCCACTCTTGGAGACCTATGAAGTTCTGTTGTGAGCTCTTCAACGGTCGCTTTAATTTTTGGTCCCAATTCCTTTATGCGGCGCGGAACATGAACACTCCAAGTTTTATCCCTTAAGAAGCGCTTAATTTCGCCGATAATCGTAGGAACTGCAAAGGCCTCAAACGTTTTGCCAAAAGACTCATCATAGCGGCGGATAGCCCCTAATAAGCCGATAATGCCCACCTGGACAATATCCTCATGATAAGATCTTCCCTTTGAGTACTTGCGGGCAATGGCTTCAACTAAATTCTGATATTGGAATACCAGGGTGTTTTGAGCATCTTCATCCTGGTGAAGCTGGTAGGCTTTGATTAAAGCATTTGTTTCTTCTTTGGATTTTTGGTTAGGTTGAGATTGTTTTTGCATCCCTCTCCACCTGCTCTCCCTCTAGGTATTTGGTCATAAAGACCGTAACACCCTCTTTGTGATGAATTCTTACTTCATCCATCAATGTTTCAATCAGGTATAGACCCAAGCCTCCTTCACGCAGGAATTCCACAGAATCAGTCTGGTCGTATGGTCCAATGCCTTGTCTTGCAGATTGGAAGTCAAAACTTTTTCCGCTGTCTGCGACCATTACCTCAAGACGGTCAGTGTATAAACCGAACCCGATGACTACTTCTCCTTGCTCATTCTGCTTGTATGCGTGTTGGACTGCATTGGTGCAAGCTTCACTTGTAGCGATTTTAAGATCTTCAATTTCTTCATATGCAAATCCCATTCTGCTGGCAATCCCCGATAGCGTCAGGCGGATTACCCCAACAAATTCCGGCTTGGCCGGAATTTCACCTCAATATAATCAAATGGCTCGTTCATTGTACTCCACCTTCAATCCCGCTGTTAATATCGATAATATCGGCTAGGCCTGTAATTTCGAAAAGTCTCTTTAAACGGTCTGATAAGCCAACAATCTGGAATTTGCCGTTATTGGCTCGGACATTTTTAAATACACCAACAAATACACCTAAGCCGGTACTATCCATATAAGAGACTTCAGATAGGTTGACCACCATTTCCACGCCTTCTTTTTCTGTTAAAGGAAAAAGCTCTTCGCGGAGTTTAGGTGCTGTATACGCATCAATTTCTCCGCTTACCATTGCTTCAATCAGCATATCATTTTCTTTTACATCTATTGTAATATTCATAACTGACCCACCTCTTTACATGTCAACTGCTTTTTACTAGTTACCCGTTTTTAAAACCCGTTAAACATTTCTTTTTAAAATAATTAAGGTAAAATCGTCCCGCAATTGAAAATGCTGAAGTTTTTCAAGTTCTTTATATACGCTATTAACAATTTCCTGTGCACTTAAATGAATGTATTTCTTGATTAATTCCAGCAATGATTCCTTTTCTATAAACCCTTCTTCTGTACGGCATTCAGTAACCCCATCTGACATTAATATAATCATATCTCCTGGATTTACTCCTTTTTCGTACTGGCGGTATTTAGTTTTTTTATCAATGCCGAGAAGCAGGCCTTTCGCTGTCAGTTCGGTAAATTCACCTGTCTCAGCCACAAAGAAAAGTCCTGGTTCATGTCCGGCAGAACCATAAGAGAACATATGGCTGTTCGTATCATATATTCCATAAAACATAGTAATGAACATTGTTAAATCTACGTTCTGTTCTACGACCCGGTTTAGATTTTCCAGGACCGTTTTAGGGTCATTGCGGTTTTCAGGCAAACTGTCCATGGCATATTTAATCATGGACATACACAAGGCTGCCGGAAGACCTTTACCAATGACATCAGCTATTGCAATGCTGATCGTGCTGTTTTCATCCTGAACAAAGTGGAAATAATCACCGTTCATATGTTTAGCAGGAACACTTATGGCACCGATATCTAAACCTTCAACAGAAGGTACCTGCGTCCCCAGCAGGGTTTGCTGGACGTTCGCAGCTATTTCCATTTCTGTCCTGAGTTCCTGCTGAATATGCTTTAAGTTCTGATGCTCCCGATAAGCAAAACCATAGCCTATCATGACTTCCAGAAGGATATCAAAAGAATGGTGAACATACTCAGGCAAGTCCGGATAAAGTTCACCCATCAGACTTTTATGAACGCTGATAATCTCTTCAGGAGAGATTTTGTGCTCGATCGACTTCCTGCTGAACTTCTGGCCTTGATACAAAGCCTGTTCAGATTGTTCTTTAATATAATTCTCAAGAATATCCCGATACTTTGATTCCATCATTTCTCGGAAATCCATACCGCTTCCCCCTAACGAAGCCACTTAGTTGCTCTTATATCTGTTCCGGTTCCAGGATTGGAGTCAATTAAGAACTCATCCATTAACCGCTTCACACCCGGCAGGCCGGCTCCTAATCCCCCTGATGTCGAGAATCCGTCTTCCATTACTTGGCGTAAATCATTGATTCCAGGGCCGCTGTCTACAGCAACTATACGCAATCCCGCTTTTCCGCCGTCGTATATTTTTTCAATACAGACTTGCCCCTGTCCGGCGTATAAATATATATTCCGGGCAAGTTCACTAATGGCTGTGGTGATTCTAGCCTGGTCAACTGTACCAAAACCAAGCTCTTTAGCAACATTCCGCCCAAGCTGGCGGGCTGCAACGATGTCCCATTCGTTTATGATTTTAACGCAGGATTGGTTTTCCATACAGTTACTCCCCCAATTCCTGTTGTAATTTCTCCAAACCTTTTTCTAGATCTAATGCAGTAAGGACATCATCTAACCCAATACCTAACTCAATAAGCGTAATTGCTACGGCAGGCTGTATCCCGGTTATGACTACTTTTGCACCCATCAGTTTGGACATATTTATTACGTCGCCGAGAACTTTTGCGATGAATGAATCAATAAAGTCAATGGATGTTAAATCAATCACGACTCCATTTGCGCTGGTCTCATGGATTTTATGGAGCAGATCCTCCTGAAACTGCAAAGCAGTCTGGTCATCCAATTCCCACTGGATGGAGACTAATAGGCAATCGTTCAGTTTTAAAATTGGGATTCTCACTCTCATTCCACTCCCTCCACATTCACAATTTTGCGGCTGGTTAACTCAAGCGCCGCTTCTACACCCTTTTTCAAGGTATTCTTTGTAGTAAACTGATTTAAATCAATTCCCAGATTTACAATGGTCTGGGCAATTTCCGGACGGATGCCTACAAGCATGCATTTCGCTCCGACAAGCCTTACAGCATCAGCAGCCTGTATGATATGATGGGCTACCATCGTATCAACAACCGGCACACCTGTTATATCAATAAGCACCACTTCTGAACGGTGTTTTACTACTCCATTTAAAAGGTTCTCCATAATCTGCTTCGCCCGCTCCGTATCAATTGTACCGACAAGAGGCATGACTGTAATTCCTTCGAATACAGGAATCAGCGGCGCAGATAGTTCCTGAAGCGCAATTTTTTGGAGGGACACAGTTCGTTCCCAAGTGGTTGAATACATATTTACCACTTCATTGACCATGGGAGTCATCCAGCTGTCAAACTCGTAAATGAATTTCATTTGATTTTCCTGGGTGACAATCCCCGTTTCCTGCATGTCCTCAAACACAATCTTTCCGAAGGTTTGGAGACCTTTTGTCACAAAACTGAGCGGCCAGCCCAACCGTACGATTTTCTCTGAGAAATCACTCAATTTTGAAGTGAATTCCTCATTTGAACTTTTTATATTTGAAATAATCAGGTCAATGAATTCCCGGCTTGTCCCGATAAATACCTGATCAGATACAACCTTCGTAACTCTTTCATCCGCATTTTCCTTTGTGGCCTCCAGCCACTCATTGAATATGGAATCTTTGTTGTTTTGTATATAATTCAATATTGTGGAATTCATTTGTTCCTCCCTATTTTAGCATATATCTATTATTAGCCTTCCAATTCCCCTTTATTGTACAGAAGATAAAAAAACCTTCCTGTTCCGTATATATCAATTAAATGATAACAGTGAATGCCAGTCAAATGATACCTATATGATGCCGAATCAATAAACTCCAATCTTTGGTTAATTCGACAATTTATTATTAAATCCCTTTTTTCCCTTCACAACTTGGCAGATTTCCATTGAATATCGAAGTGTATGCTTCATAAGAAACGGGTATATTTACAAAACCAGTCAATTTTATATAATAAACGACTTTCTGTTTTACCCTCTTTATAAGAAACTAAACCTTTTTGCTGTATAAAAAACAAAAAACGCCCTTCAAAAGAGCGTTTGTTAAAATTCGATGAGGCCTAAGCTGATTTGCACGGCTTCATCCACTTTTTCCATCATTTCGTCATCGAGATGGGTTATTTTATCGGTTAAGCGTTGTTTATCAATTGTACGAATCTGTTCTAATAAGATGACCGAATCCCTTTCAAAACCATAACGCTTCGCATCAATTTCAACGTGAGTAGGCAGCTTCGCTTTTTGAATCTGAGCTGTGATTGCTGCAACAATTACTGTGGGACTAAACCGATTCCCGATGTCGTTTTGGATGACAAGCACTGGACGGACGCCGCCTTGTTCTGAACCAACAACTGGGGATAGGTCTGCAAAATAAACGTCACCACGTTTGACAATCAAGGGATTATCCTCCGCTTACTAGACGTTCAACTGTGTGTTCTGCCTCGTATTCCGCTTGAAATGCTTCAGATGCAATCGTCAAATTTATTTTCGCCATCTCCATGTAGCCTCGTCTCATGGACTCGCGAATTTGTCTCTTTTTGCGTTCGCGCAAATACATTTTGGTTGCCTGATAAATGAATTCGCTCCGGTTAACGTTTTCCTGTTTTGCAAATCCGTCTAACTCGGTTAAAAGATGCTGCGGTAACTTTACCATTATCTCTGTTGTTGTGCTGGAATCAGACACAAACATACACCTCCACCATCACTACACACCATTTTTATATCTACCATTTTCAATATTACCATTTATAAAGCCCAATGCAAAGGGGATTCTTTAATTCTTCTGTATTATCGTCCAAAAAAATAGTATTTTATGCATGATTTCAGAAAAGCGGAAGCGCCTTGCTCACCCCCGACAAGCACAAGACGGGCCTCACGGAAAGGCGTTCTTTGCCTTTTTGGGAGGAATGGCTTGTGACCTCGAGGGGTAGGCGCTGAAGCTAGACAGTTAACTAACTTCAGAGTTCATCATTCTTATCTTTTCAGAAAGCCGCCGCGCTTATTCCATACCTTTTTCCGGGCGATAGCTTAGCTGGGCAGCAAATAAAGTTTTTTACGATTATAGCAGATAATTAATTCCCCCGATAATTTTACCATCTCTTTTATATATGCGCGGAACCCGGGAAGATACCATGCAGGTTACTTCATAGTTGATGGTTTCAAGTTTTTCGGCGATTTCGTCAACCGGAATCTTTTCTTCCCCCTGCTCGCCGATCAGGGTTACTTTTGTACCGACAGGCATTTCATGCGGAAGCTTAATCATGCATTGATCCATACAAACTCTTCCAACAATTGGAACCCTCAATCCTTCAGCAAGAACCTCCTGCCCCTGAAGTTTTCGTATCCAGCCATCCGCATAGCCGATCGGCAAAGTTGCAATCCATTCATCTTCTTGTGCCTCATAAGTCGCCCCATAGCTGACCTTCTCGCCTTTATGAAGCTTTTTCACATGAACAATAGAGGTATGGAGAGAAAAAGCTTCTTTCAGAGGGAAAGGAAGATCAGACTTAATTTCCATGGAAGGAGCCAGGCCGTACATACTGATCCCCATTCTGACAGCATTGAAGTGGGCTTTGGGAAATCTAAGGCCCGCCGCGCTGTTGCTGGTATGGATATACTTTGGCAAAGTCTCCAGCCAGCTGGTCATTTCCTCAAATCTGCTCAGCTGCTTTTCAAAATAAGCATTCTCCAATGAATCCGCTGTGGCAAAATGCGTGAACACCCCTTCAAGCATAAAACGCTTGTCCTTTTTGATAACGCTCTCAATTCCCGCAAGCTCATCACGGCTTCGAATACCCAGGCGCCCCATGCCTGTATCAAACTTTAAATGGATATTCAGGACTTCTCCGTCTTCCACATATTCGTATGCTTGTGATAGCCACTCCTTTTGAAAAACGGTCAGGGCAATATTCTTTGCAGCTGCTTCGCCTGCATGCTCCGGGCGGCTCGCTCCCATTACTAAGATCGGCGCTGCAATCTTTTTATTTCTCAATGCCATCGCCTCATCCAGGGTGGCAACAGCCAGAGAGGATGCTCCCGCATCCAGGGCCGCTTCCGCCACAGCTGCATCTCCATGCCCATACCCATTTGCCTTCACAACCGCAATGACGTTTGTCCCTTCTTCTGCATGTTTTTTCATTGACTCTACATTATATGAAATATGATCCAGATTTATCTCTGCCCAAGTGTCCCGGTACATTTTTGTTTGTTCATTCATCGATGTATTCACGTCCTTTAGCCATTGCTTCTCTACATGTCGATTATCAAACTCTGGCAGAGGGTTTGTCAAATGCTTATTTTTATCAAAAGGCTTTGAAAGATGATTTCCCATGCCGGCAGCATAAAAAAAACAGGCCCCCTTTGAGACCTGCTTTTTGCCGGTGATTTATTTCACCATTTCCCCCTGTACAGTGCGGGCAATTTCGGACATTTCTTCAGGTGATAAATCATTGGATGCAATCATATAATCCACACCCTGGTAGGTCCAGGAAATGGTGTTGTCAGAAAGTGCACCAATGGTGAAGCCAAGGTCAACAGGCTCGCCCTTCACTGAAGTAACGACGGATGATGTCGGCATGACAGCGGCCTTTTCCTGCACAAGAGTGAAGGATTTTTCTCCATCGTACGTCAATACAACGCGCTTGCCATCTTCTGTTTGAACTTCCTGCTCATCAACCAGCTTTACATCAGCCATATCCATCTGCGGATATTTAACCGCGAATTCCTGATCCTCCACTTCAGCCATCACCGGCACTTCGAGCTGTGCTCCTGTCATGTTCTTCTGCATGTCAAAATCTTTCTTATCGAAGCTGGCATTAAACTTTACATTTGAAAATTCTACTGTTACAAGTGCATTTTTATCAGGATCCATAACCTTCACACTGACTGGGGATAAATCGGACTTCTTGAGCTTGATTTCCTGGACAGGAAGCATCTGATTATTTTGATAGCGTGTTTTTGTTTCAAACACATAATGATCTTTTGTAGCGGAGAACTTAGCTTCTTTATCCTCCATAATGTCCTTGACTAATGATTCATATAAATAAGCCTGGCTGCTGTTCTGCGGCCAATCGCTCTGGAAACGGAAGCTCTTGTTCAGCGCAGGAGTGAGGACAAATACACCGTCATCGTTGCGCAGAATCATTTGGCTTTGTTCCTTTTGGGCGTTTTTCAGGTT
This window of the Cytobacillus pseudoceanisediminis genome carries:
- the sigB gene encoding RNA polymerase sigma factor SigB, translated to MQKQSQPNQKSKEETNALIKAYQLHQDEDAQNTLVFQYQNLVEAIARKYSKGRSYHEDIVQVGIIGLLGAIRRYDESFGKTFEAFAVPTIIGEIKRFLRDKTWSVHVPRRIKELGPKIKATVEELTTELHRSPRVDEIADVLGVSEEEVLEAMEMGKSYQALSVDHSIEADSDGGTVTLLDIVGNEDEGYEKVNQMLVLDKVLHVLSEREKLIIQYTYLENMSQKEAGDKLGISQMHVSRLQRRAIKKLQEAIHSETNNSECLS
- the alr gene encoding alanine racemase, encoding MGNHLSKPFDKNKHLTNPLPEFDNRHVEKQWLKDVNTSMNEQTKMYRDTWAEINLDHISYNVESMKKHAEEGTNVIAVVKANGYGHGDAAVAEAALDAGASSLAVATLDEAMALRNKKIAAPILVMGASRPEHAGEAAAKNIALTVFQKEWLSQAYEYVEDGEVLNIHLKFDTGMGRLGIRSRDELAGIESVIKKDKRFMLEGVFTHFATADSLENAYFEKQLSRFEEMTSWLETLPKYIHTSNSAAGLRFPKAHFNAVRMGISMYGLAPSMEIKSDLPFPLKEAFSLHTSIVHVKKLHKGEKVSYGATYEAQEDEWIATLPIGYADGWIRKLQGQEVLAEGLRVPIVGRVCMDQCMIKLPHEMPVGTKVTLIGEQGEEKIPVDEIAEKLETINYEVTCMVSSRVPRIYKRDGKIIGGINYLL
- a CDS encoding CopG family ribbon-helix-helix protein, with the protein product MSDSSTTTEIMVKLPQHLLTELDGFAKQENVNRSEFIYQATKMYLRERKKRQIRESMRRGYMEMAKINLTIASEAFQAEYEAEHTVERLVSGG
- a CDS encoding PP2C family serine/threonine-protein phosphatase; amino-acid sequence: MTKLVGDNIEVIAHQTAKDGKAFCGDGYYFTATDEYFVCVLADGLGSGEFAYEASSAVVSVVEQHHEKDVDTLMKLCNDVLLQKRGAAVALFKVHFASREFVYSCVGNIRFFLYSSTGKLTYPLPVTGYLSGRPQVFHTQRFTYEAESKFLIYSDGLNIQGVKTLLKAFLPIDLISEDIKKQYPSTSDDATFILGSLL
- the ndoA gene encoding type II toxin-antitoxin system endoribonuclease NdoA gives rise to the protein MIVKRGDVYFADLSPVVGSEQGGVRPVLVIQNDIGNRFSPTVIVAAITAQIQKAKLPTHVEIDAKRYGFERDSVILLEQIRTIDKQRLTDKITHLDDEMMEKVDEAVQISLGLIEF
- a CDS encoding RsbT co-antagonist protein RsbRA — protein: MNSTILNYIQNNKDSIFNEWLEATKENADERVTKVVSDQVFIGTSREFIDLIISNIKSSNEEFTSKLSDFSEKIVRLGWPLSFVTKGLQTFGKIVFEDMQETGIVTQENQMKFIYEFDSWMTPMVNEVVNMYSTTWERTVSLQKIALQELSAPLIPVFEGITVMPLVGTIDTERAKQIMENLLNGVVKHRSEVVLIDITGVPVVDTMVAHHIIQAADAVRLVGAKCMLVGIRPEIAQTIVNLGIDLNQFTTKNTLKKGVEAALELTSRKIVNVEGVE
- a CDS encoding STAS domain-containing protein, with protein sequence MRVRIPILKLNDCLLVSIQWELDDQTALQFQEDLLHKIHETSANGVVIDLTSIDFIDSFIAKVLGDVINMSKLMGAKVVITGIQPAVAITLIELGIGLDDVLTALDLEKGLEKLQQELGE
- a CDS encoding anti-sigma regulatory factor, which translates into the protein MENQSCVKIINEWDIVAARQLGRNVAKELGFGTVDQARITTAISELARNIYLYAGQGQVCIEKIYDGGKAGLRIVAVDSGPGINDLRQVMEDGFSTSGGLGAGLPGVKRLMDEFLIDSNPGTGTDIRATKWLR
- a CDS encoding anti-sigma factor antagonist; protein product: MNITIDVKENDMLIEAMVSGEIDAYTAPKLREELFPLTEKEGVEMVVNLSEVSYMDSTGLGVFVGVFKNVRANNGKFQIVGLSDRLKRLFEITGLADIIDINSGIEGGVQ
- a CDS encoding Tex family protein; amino-acid sequence: MILEKTLDRQNQVLNLIAGELSIAIKQVKNTISLLEEGNTVPFIARYRKEQTGALDEVQIRDIMERWQYIQNLNQRKEEVVRLIEEQGKLTKELKSNIEKAVKLQEVEDLYRPYKQKRRTKATAAKERGLEPFAEWLLTFPLNEPPAAKAKEFLSDEKEVTTTEEAIAGAKDIIAEWVSDEAESRKWIRMETAKKGTIESSVKNKEIDEKGVYEMYYEYEEPVSKIVPHRTLALNRGEKEEVLRINIKPNTEFILKYLYKKWVKDERSPAGAIVKEAIEDGYKRLIMPSIEREIRNELTEKAEEQAIMIFSENLRKLLLQPPLKGKIVLGVDPAYRTGCKLAVVDETGKVLDIGVIYPHPPVSKTKQAREKVVHILNTYKVEMVAIGNGTASRETEQFIADILKDMKEEIFYLIVNEAGASVYSASDLAREEFPDFQVEERSAVSIARRLQDPLAELVKIDPKSVGVGQYQHDVSQKKLSESLSFVVETAVNQVGVNVNTASSSLLQHVAGLSKTVAVNIIKKREEEGKFTDRKQLKKIPRLGAKTYEQAIGFLRIIDGKEPLDRTGIHPETYAVVNKLLANLGFKSSDLGTQSLREALKGINISQTARELEIGELTLRDIIDALMRPERDPRDELPKPLLKKEVLKLEDLQEGMELQGTVRNVVDFGAFVDIGVKQDGLVHISKLSRQFVKHPLDVVSVGDVVTVWVDSVDKHKGRVALTMLDQTN
- a CDS encoding LolA family protein, with product MKKKWFMLLAGLLVVLALSACGTKSQEDVVKDLNNKLEDIKGYKAEAKMTLQMGTDPQTYDIEVWHKEPDFYRVNLKNAQKEQSQMILRNDDGVFVLTPALNKSFRFQSDWPQNSSQAYLYESLVKDIMEDKEAKFSATKDHYVFETKTRYQNNQMLPVQEIKLKKSDLSPVSVKVMDPDKNALVTVEFSNVKFNASFDKKDFDMQKNMTGAQLEVPVMAEVEDQEFAVKYPQMDMADVKLVDEQEVQTEDGKRVVLTYDGEKSFTLVQEKAAVMPTSSVVTSVKGEPVDLGFTIGALSDNTISWTYQGVDYMIASNDLSPEEMSEIARTVQGEMVK
- a CDS encoding PP2C family protein-serine/threonine phosphatase, yielding MDFREMMESKYRDILENYIKEQSEQALYQGQKFSRKSIEHKISPEEIISVHKSLMGELYPDLPEYVHHSFDILLEVMIGYGFAYREHQNLKHIQQELRTEMEIAANVQQTLLGTQVPSVEGLDIGAISVPAKHMNGDYFHFVQDENSTISIAIADVIGKGLPAALCMSMIKYAMDSLPENRNDPKTVLENLNRVVEQNVDLTMFITMFYGIYDTNSHMFSYGSAGHEPGLFFVAETGEFTELTAKGLLLGIDKKTKYRQYEKGVNPGDMIILMSDGVTECRTEEGFIEKESLLELIKKYIHLSAQEIVNSVYKELEKLQHFQLRDDFTLIILKRNV